Below is a genomic region from Sinobacterium norvegicum.
ACAATATCGCCCTCGTTCAGGGTGTCGCCCTCGGCGACCTTGATGGCGGTAATTGTACCCGCACAATCAGAGGGCACTTCCATTGACGCCTTATCAGACTCCAATACGACCAGCGAATCCTCTAGGGCGACAGTATCACCAACCGCGACACAGATCTCGATCACTTCTGCTTCGCCGGCACCTTCCGGTACTACAACCGATTTAATGCTCATAATTCTCTTCTCTTATAAAAATACAATCAAAACCTCTGCGGATGAGAGGCCGCCTCGCAGCCCCACCCCCAATACTTAGCAGCTGGTAGGATCGATTTTTTCTGGGTCAATTCCGTATTTCTTAATCGCTTTTGTGACGACTGACAACTTGATTTCACCGTCATCGGCCAAAGCCTTAAGCGCCTTGATAACAATAAAGTAGCGATTAACTTCAAAGAAGTGACGCAGTTTCTCACGCGAGTCCGAACGGCCGAAGCCATCGGTACCCAGCATGGCGAAACGACGAGGCATGAAGGGCAGCAGTTGATTCAAATATGACTTCATATAATCGGTGGCACCAACAATAGGGCCCTTGGTGTCGGCGAACGCTGCCGTCACAAATGGCACCTGTTGCTCCCCCTCAGGATGCAATAGATTCCAACGCTCACAGGCCAAACCATCGCGGCGCAATAAGTTAGCCGAGGTGACACTCCAAACATCCGCATCCACTTTCCAATCGGCAGACAGCAACTCAGCCGCCGCTTCCACTTCGCGCAAAATAGTGCCTGAGCCCATCAACTGAACATTCAGTTTATGCTTGCCCTCAGCTTCTTTCAGCTTGTAAAGACCGTTGATAATGCCCTCTTCACAACCCTGAGGCATCTCGGGGTGAGTGTAGTTCTCGTTCATCACGGTCAGATAATAGAACACGTTCTCTTTATCCTGATACATCCGCTTGAGACCGTCCTGCATAATGACGGCAAGCTCGTGGGCGTATGTTGGATCGTAAGAAACACAGTTGGGAATCATATTAGCCATCAGATGACTGTGACCATCCTGGTGCTGCAAACCCTCACCGTTGAGTGTCGTCCGGCCAGCAGTTGCGCCGATCAAGAAGCCACGCGCCTGCGAATCACCGGCAGCCCAAATCAAGTCCATCACACGCTGAAAACCGAACATCGAGTAGAAGATATAGTACGGCACCATTGGGTAGTTAGACGTGCTGTAAGAAGTTGCCGCTGCAATCCAGGCAGAAGTAGCACCGGCCTCGTTAATCCCCTCTTCGAGAATTTGACCGCTTTGATCTTCCTTATAGAACATGATCTGATCATGATCATGTGGGGTATATTGCTGACCCACTGAAGAGTAAATACCCAACTGACGGAACATCCCCTCCATACCAAAGGTACGTGCCTCATCGGGCACGATAGGAACAATACGCTCACCAACTTGCTTATCTTTGGTCAGCGTTGACAGCATACGCACAAACGACATGGTCGTTGATATTTCACGCTTACCAGAGCCCTTAAGATGCGATTTAAAGGCATCCAGATCGGGACATTGTAGCGCTTCGAAATCGGGGTTGCGCGACGGAATCATGCCACCCAACTCTTCACGACGCTTGCGCATGTAGACCATTTCTGGGCTATCAGGCGCCGGACGATAATACGGGACGGTTTTCAGTTCGTCGTCACTCAATGGAATATTGAAACGGTCACGGAAGCCTTTCAGGGATTCCATATCGAGCTTCTTCAGCGAGTGCGTTTCGTTCTGAGCCTCACCCGCTGCACCGGTACCATAGCCTTTAACCGTTTGAGCAAGCACAACTGTTGGCTGCCCCTTATGCTCAGTGGCGTTGGCGTAAGCAGCATAAACTTTATAAGGATCATGGCCGCCACGGTTGAGATACATAATATCCTCATCGGTTAAATCCTTAACTAATTCGAGCAACTCGGGGTACTTGCCGAAGAAATGCTCACGAGTGTAAGCACCACCATTAGCCTTGTAGTTCTGTAGCTCACCGTCACAGACTTCGTCCATACGCTTTTGCAGCAAACCTGTGGTGTCTTTTTCTAACAGAGCATCCCAGTGGCGCCCCCAGACAACCTTGATAACATTCCATCCAGCACCGCGGAAGACACCTTCCAGCTCCTGCATGATTTTACCGTTACCACGTACAGGGCCATCGAGACGCTGTAGATTACAGTTAACCACGAAAATCAAGTTGTCGAGTTGCTCACGGCCAGCCAGTGAAATGGCACCCAATGATTCTGGCTCGTCACACTCACCGTCACCAAGGAAAGCCCAGACCTTACGGTTAGTCTGATCAACCAGGCCACGCTTGTCTTGGTACTTCATCACGTGCGCTTGATAGATTGCTTGAATAGGACCCAGGCCCATAGAAACCGTTGGGAACTGCCAGTAATCTGGCATTAACCATGGGTGCGGATAGGAGGACAGGCCGTCGCCATCCACTTCACGGCGGAAATTATCAAGCTGATCCTCGCTGATACGACCCTCGAGATAAGAGCGTGCGTAAACCCCTGGAGCGGTATGGCCTTGATAGAAAACAAGATCGGCTTTTTCGCCACCCTTGAAGAAATAGTTAAAGCCGACATCATATAAGGTGGCACTGGATGAGAAACTTGAAATATGGCCACCGAGACCGTCACTGTTATCATTGGCGCGCATTACCATGGCCAGGGCATTCCAGCGAATCATCGAGCGAATGCGGCGTTCAACAAACAAATCGCCCGGCATCCGTCGCTCGGCTGTCGGCACAATAGTATTGCGGTATGGCGTGGTAATGGCTGAAGGCAGCTTTACGCCAACATCGGAGGCGCGCTCCGACAATTGATTGAGAAGAAAGGATGTACGCTCATGTCCAGCGTGATCGATAACGGAATCGATGGCATCCAGCCACTCGCGTGTTTCAATAGGATCTTGATCCTGCATTTACTACCCCAACAATTTTAATGATGTCGCCTTACAAATGACCGTCATTAGCCGATCTTTAAGCTTGGCTGTCGAAACGCCCCCCGATAACAGGGAAACGCATGTTGAATTCTTGCTACCTGGTATTACTCATCAAAAGACCCAGTCGTTCGACCCCAAGGCCTGGCTCAACACAATGTTGATACTCTCTGCCGACTAGGCGTTTACCAGTTGTTTAATCTAAATTGCTCGCCCAACACTGAATAAAGAAAGCGCAGGAAACTGTAAAATTTTTACATAATCAAAACCTATAAGCAATATAAATATCATCAATACTACCACCAAAGCCTTGCGGGACAGCAGCTTTAGAGCAGTCTCTCGACAAAGTACAAAGGCTACAGATACCGTTGCTATTGACCTTTCAATTAAATCCGGCAGAGCGAGAGCAAGCAAAAACAGCGGTTTAACCAAAGTCACCAATCAACAGCTCAACAGGCGAAGACAGCGGGCTTCAAACAATTTGAGCTAAACTTTTGTTTAGCAACTAAACAGCGGTTTTGCCGCCTACTGTTTAATGTAGTATCTAATAAGCGGCTGACAATAAAAAATGCGTTGAAACAAAAAAGCCCATACCAGCAAACTGATATGGGCTTTATTCAAACCAGATCAAACTCAAACGCTATTCGACCCCACAGCACGCATTACTTGTAATGGTAATACTGCTGCTGCGCCTTAAATTCAACAACACTGCCCAGTGGCACTGCCTGTAGTGGCGAGGTAAACGCTGGCGACTCTGTCTGCAGCCAGAGCGTGCGATCTAACTGACCGACAAAGCGCTGACGATAGAAGGACAGCCACTGCTGGTATTCCACCGCTTCTATGTGGCTGATCAACTGCTCACGCATCTCAAAATCATCGTAACCCAGGGCGATTTGGCGCCAGTAAATACCTGACTGCTGGCTGAGGTTTTCCGGTTCCTTGGCCACCGCCGCCACCAGCGCTTGGCGCTGACGAATAAAGGCCTCCTCGCCCTCAATCTCAACCTGCTCGGCAAAGCCCGCGATAAACGCCAGCATCGAAGACTCAATTTTCTCTGGTGAGGCCGTTGGTGACTGCACTAACAGCATCAAGCCTGGAACCTTCAACGTCACCTTAGGCACACCGTAAACGATATAGCCAAGTTGCTGCTCAGTTCTCAACGAGCTATAAAACGGCGCCTTCAACAATTGCGCTGTCACACCCATCAGCGCGCGCTCATCATAGCCATCACTGCGCCCCTGCACATAGAGCAAACCGGCAGCATCATTGTGATTAACCGCCACCGTTCGCGACCAATTTTTCTCGGCAGGTAACACCACCACAGTATTTTCACCGGGGTTACCGCCACCCAGACTTAAGCTACTCACCGTCAGCTCAGCAAAATCTTTGGCCTGCTGCTCACTGTAGTTACCGTAAACCAGCATTTCCATCGCCGCCTGACTAAAGAACTGCTGACGATAGGTAAGGACATCAGTCAGTTCGACCGACTCAATCGCAGCCAGCAGTTGTTTTTCGCTCCAGTAATGCAGCATTAGGCTTTCGTTAAGCGCTGTCACCAGACGACCATAAGGCGGCTGATAATCGGCATTGGCCCAGCCACGACGAAACTCATCTTTAATATTGTTAAACCGAGTCTGACTATAAGTTGGCTGCTGCAAACCATCGAGCAACGCCTTTAACAACAATGGCTGCTTATCGGTATAACCGGCCACCTTTAACGACAGGCCACGGGTTGTCGCCGATACATCAAACTCAAGACCAGCCAACATCGCGGGATAACTAAAACTGTTAAGACTGTCATCGGCCAGGGCGGTCAGCAGCAACAGCTTAACGGCGTGATCTGCCGACTGCTGAGCGTCATCACTGCGCAGTGTCGCTCGCACCTCACCCTTGGGAATACGGAATTGTTGATCGGCACCATACCAGAGCTGGTAGCGCTGATTGTCAATAATTTTCTGCGGCAGCTGTGCCTCCGCCTTGTCGTTGAGCAAACTGAAGTCTTCGGCAATAAAGTCATTGGCCGCCGGCATGGTAATAGCGGAATTAGTGCCAACCTGAGCCCAGCCGCCCGTCGGCTGATAGCTGTAATCCGTGTGATAAAGCTCCGTCACCTTGTCGGTATTAACCGTGCGACTAGTTAACGTAATCATGGCGTTATCGGGCGAGATAAAGGTCAGCAGTTGCTCGACCAATTCTGGCTTATAAACATCCAGCATATAGGGAGCTGACAACACCTCAGAGGCCGGGTATTTCTTCAGCTGGCCAGCCAAACCACTGACAGTGTGTATCGCTGCGGCTTTTTCCTGGTAGCGGAATCGAATATCCATCAGCTGGCGCTGCTGAGCAAACATCTGCTCATTCATGCCGTGCTGCTTGAACCGATTAACCGCCTGAAAAACAGCCTCGACCACCTGCGACCAATTGGCCTCGCCCTTGGCCGTCAAGCTCACCGAAATATTAAATAACCCGCCCCCATTATAATCGAGGCCGGCGCCGGCACTTAACCCCTCGGCCAAGCCCTGCTGTTTAAGGTATTCAAGCAGACTGCCCTCGCCCTCATGGCCCAACATGTCGCCGACAAAAAGTGCCGGCTTGGAACGATAAAACTGACGCTGCGAAGGAATCGGAAAGGCCAGACTGAGACTGCGCACATCTTTTAATGACTTAACCTGCATAAAGCCAGGCAGCTTATCCACCTCAAACAACGGCACGGTAATTTCGTTACTAGCAACCTCTGGGCTTGGGATCTCGGCAAAGCGACTGCGTACCATCTGCTCCAACTCAGGCAGCGATTCACGCCCCAACACCACCAGACTCATCACCTCAGCGGAATAATGCTTGTTATAAAATGCCAACAAGTCGTCGCGTACCTTGTCGTCGTCACGGTCGGCCAAAGTCTGCAGGTTAC
It encodes:
- the aceE gene encoding pyruvate dehydrogenase (acetyl-transferring), homodimeric type; its protein translation is MQDQDPIETREWLDAIDSVIDHAGHERTSFLLNQLSERASDVGVKLPSAITTPYRNTIVPTAERRMPGDLFVERRIRSMIRWNALAMVMRANDNSDGLGGHISSFSSSATLYDVGFNYFFKGGEKADLVFYQGHTAPGVYARSYLEGRISEDQLDNFRREVDGDGLSSYPHPWLMPDYWQFPTVSMGLGPIQAIYQAHVMKYQDKRGLVDQTNRKVWAFLGDGECDEPESLGAISLAGREQLDNLIFVVNCNLQRLDGPVRGNGKIMQELEGVFRGAGWNVIKVVWGRHWDALLEKDTTGLLQKRMDEVCDGELQNYKANGGAYTREHFFGKYPELLELVKDLTDEDIMYLNRGGHDPYKVYAAYANATEHKGQPTVVLAQTVKGYGTGAAGEAQNETHSLKKLDMESLKGFRDRFNIPLSDDELKTVPYYRPAPDSPEMVYMRKRREELGGMIPSRNPDFEALQCPDLDAFKSHLKGSGKREISTTMSFVRMLSTLTKDKQVGERIVPIVPDEARTFGMEGMFRQLGIYSSVGQQYTPHDHDQIMFYKEDQSGQILEEGINEAGATSAWIAAATSYSTSNYPMVPYYIFYSMFGFQRVMDLIWAAGDSQARGFLIGATAGRTTLNGEGLQHQDGHSHLMANMIPNCVSYDPTYAHELAVIMQDGLKRMYQDKENVFYYLTVMNENYTHPEMPQGCEEGIINGLYKLKEAEGKHKLNVQLMGSGTILREVEAAAELLSADWKVDADVWSVTSANLLRRDGLACERWNLLHPEGEQQVPFVTAAFADTKGPIVGATDYMKSYLNQLLPFMPRRFAMLGTDGFGRSDSREKLRHFFEVNRYFIVIKALKALADDGEIKLSVVTKAIKKYGIDPEKIDPTSC
- a CDS encoding insulinase family protein — protein: MVLKLPAAVVSRCTLIIIALLLTACGDGIKSSERGGEVIKSPNDGRDYRSLVLDNGLKVLLISDPQTDKSAAALDVGVGSAQDPADREGLAHFLEHMLFLGTDNYPEPEAYQAYISAHSGSHNAYTAFENTNYFFDIEPEYLAGGLDRFSRFFVAPLFTEAYVEREKNAVYSEYKSKLKNEYRRSLDALRQEVNPAHPMAKFSVGNLQTLADRDDDKVRDDLLAFYNKHYSAEVMSLVVLGRESLPELEQMVRSRFAEIPSPEVASNEITVPLFEVDKLPGFMQVKSLKDVRSLSLAFPIPSQRQFYRSKPALFVGDMLGHEGEGSLLEYLKQQGLAEGLSAGAGLDYNGGGLFNISVSLTAKGEANWSQVVEAVFQAVNRFKQHGMNEQMFAQQRQLMDIRFRYQEKAAAIHTVSGLAGQLKKYPASEVLSAPYMLDVYKPELVEQLLTFISPDNAMITLTSRTVNTDKVTELYHTDYSYQPTGGWAQVGTNSAITMPAANDFIAEDFSLLNDKAEAQLPQKIIDNQRYQLWYGADQQFRIPKGEVRATLRSDDAQQSADHAVKLLLLTALADDSLNSFSYPAMLAGLEFDVSATTRGLSLKVAGYTDKQPLLLKALLDGLQQPTYSQTRFNNIKDEFRRGWANADYQPPYGRLVTALNESLMLHYWSEKQLLAAIESVELTDVLTYRQQFFSQAAMEMLVYGNYSEQQAKDFAELTVSSLSLGGGNPGENTVVVLPAEKNWSRTVAVNHNDAAGLLYVQGRSDGYDERALMGVTAQLLKAPFYSSLRTEQQLGYIVYGVPKVTLKVPGLMLLVQSPTASPEKIESSMLAFIAGFAEQVEIEGEEAFIRQRQALVAAVAKEPENLSQQSGIYWRQIALGYDDFEMREQLISHIEAVEYQQWLSFYRQRFVGQLDRTLWLQTESPAFTSPLQAVPLGSVVEFKAQQQYYHYK